In one window of Primulina tabacum isolate GXHZ01 chromosome 8, ASM2559414v2, whole genome shotgun sequence DNA:
- the LOC142553066 gene encoding kiwellin-1-like: protein MNNTSLSTGVTLLLLILLASYSIEARIQGCKPSGRIEGKKPPPGQCNQENYSDCCKQGKFYTTYKCSPSVSGSTKAVLTLNSFQKGGDGGGPSECDNKYHSDDTPVVALSTGWYSGGSRCHNNVKISANGRTVTAMVVDECDSTMGCDEDHDYQPPCPNNIVDASTAVWQALGVPEDDWGELDITWSDA, encoded by the coding sequence ATGAACAACACAAGCTTAAGCACAGGAGTAACTCTGCTTTTACTGATACTTCTTGCTTCTTATTCCATAGAGGCTAGGATTCAGGGATGCAAGCCGAGCGGCAGAATAGAAGGGAAAAAGCCACCTCCCGGGCAATGTAACCAAGAAAATTACTCGGACTGCTGTAAGCAAGGAAAGTTCTACACAACCTACAAGTGTTCGCCTTCGGTATCTGGAAGCACAAAAGCAGTTCTAACCCTTAATAGTTTTCAGAAAGGAGGAGATGGTGGAGGACCATCGGAATGTGACAACAAGTACCACTCTGATGACACCCCAGTGGTGGCTCTATCGACCGGATGGTACAGTGGAGGCAGCAGATGCCATAACAACGTAAAGATAAGTGCTAATGGCAGAACCGTGACAGCAATGGTGGTTGATGAGTGCGATTCTACAATGGGTTGTGATGAAGATCACGATTATCAGCCTCCATGTCCTAATAACATCGTCGATGCATCGACAGCAGTTTGGCAAGCCTTGGGAGTTCCCGAAGATGATTGGGGCGAGTTGGATATCACATGGTCTGATGCCTAG
- the LOC142553064 gene encoding uncharacterized protein LOC142553064 encodes MENQRDFKVPKLKSLDGVISPINVTGRRFHHSPLSPIFDPYASDSSDSPTPLMKYLCSAAPALGATTVPSSPVFATPLKVEEDVLVMDGIPVPKSNKCGSARVRSALTLLKLNLNSTSSQPGGVAAENGNSNKADICRHWKDSACRFGSKCQFAHGKEELRPPRFSDKNKLEIFKPYNSSSGSSSSSHGRKSCSVNQIIAASTAATLLLPIPPTPMTSLTSTVEIKSNSGSINESKDPNPALLGSNWLPLDNGFEVILPLGLSERKKNPSKEDLDAEIQKLLYGTGSTKRLPVFLGICTD; translated from the exons ATGGAAAATCAGCGCGATTTCAAAGTTCCGAAACTGAAATCATTAGACGGCGTCATCTCGCCGATCAATGTCACCGGTCGCCGCTTCCACCACTCGCCTCTGagtccgattttcgatccgtACGCATCTGACAGTTCGGATTCTCCAACTCCACTGATGAAGTACCTATGCTCCGCAGCTCCGGCGCTCGGCGCCACCACTGTCCCATCCTCACCGGTGTTCGCTACGCCTCTGAAGGTCGAGGAGGATGTTCTCGTTATGGATGGAATTCCGGTGCCAAAATCCAATAAATGTGGCTCAGCGAGAGTAAGGTCAGCTCTGACattattgaaattgaatttgaaTTCTACTTCGTCACAGCCGGGTGGTGTCGCAGCTGAGAATGGCAATTCCAACAAGGCGGATATTTGCCGTCATTGGAAGGATTCTGCATGCCGCTTTGGTTCCAAATGCCAG TTTGCACACGGCAAGGAGGAGCTGCGTCCTCCTCGTTTCTCTGACAAGAACAAGCTTGAA ATCTTCAAACCATACAACAGTTCCAGTGGATCAAGCTCATCATCACATGGCAGGAAAAGCTGTTCAGTTAACCAAATCATCGCCGCCTCCACTGCAGCAACCCTCTTATTGCCGATACCGCCCACACCAATGACCTCATTAACATCTACTGTCGAAATCAAATCCAATTCTGGATCCATCAATGAGAGCAAAGACCCTAATCCTGCTCTTTTAGGCTCCAATTGGTTACCTCTGGATAATGGATTTGAGGTTATTTTACCACTTGGATTAAGTGAAAGAAAAAAGAATCCCTCGAAAGAAGATTTGGACGCTGAGATACAAAAACTTCTGTACGGTACAGGTTCGACAAAAAGATTGCCTGTGTTTCTCGGTATATGCACAGACTGA